The Brasilonema sennae CENA114 genome includes a region encoding these proteins:
- a CDS encoding glutathione S-transferase family protein has product MLKLYGGARSRASIAQWYLEELEIPYEFVKLDMQAGEHRQPEYLAINPIGKVPAIVDGDFQLWESGAILLYLADKYGKSAHSPEEQAQLAQWVLFANATLGPGIFGEENREREMPNLMTVLNGIFEHQPFLLGNEFTVADVAVGSILSYIPILLKLDLSPYPAVLNYMKQISERPAFQISIGGRS; this is encoded by the coding sequence ATGCTAAAACTTTATGGCGGCGCACGTAGTCGTGCATCAATTGCTCAGTGGTACTTAGAGGAACTAGAAATTCCCTATGAATTTGTCAAGCTTGATATGCAAGCAGGTGAGCATCGTCAGCCTGAGTATCTGGCAATTAACCCAATAGGCAAAGTCCCAGCAATTGTTGATGGAGATTTCCAGCTTTGGGAATCTGGGGCAATTTTGCTATATTTAGCAGACAAGTATGGTAAATCTGCCCACTCTCCAGAGGAACAAGCCCAATTAGCTCAATGGGTGTTGTTTGCCAATGCGACTTTGGGACCAGGAATTTTTGGGGAAGAAAACCGAGAACGAGAAATGCCGAACTTGATGACTGTTTTGAATGGAATTTTCGAGCATCAACCTTTTTTGCTGGGTAATGAATTCACAGTTGCTGACGTGGCTGTAGGTTCTATTCTCTCTTACATTCCCATCCTGCTCAAGTTAGATCTAAGCCCCTACCCGGCTGTATTAAACTACATGAAACAGATATCTGAACGTCCAGCTTTTCAAATAAGTATAGGCGGACGCAGTTAA
- a CDS encoding YajQ family cyclic di-GMP-binding protein, with translation MASTYSFDIVSDFDRQELVNTIDQAVRDIKSRYDLKDTQTTVELGEESITVNTDSDFTLESVHNILREKAAKRNLSQKIFDFGKVESSSGNRVRQEIKLKKGIDQDNAKQISKLIRDEFKKVQPSIQGDAVRVTAKNKDDLQAVIQRLKQEDFPVALQFTNYR, from the coding sequence ATGGCTTCTACGTATTCCTTTGACATTGTGAGCGATTTTGACAGACAAGAATTGGTCAACACTATTGACCAAGCTGTACGAGATATTAAAAGTCGCTACGACCTCAAAGATACTCAAACAACTGTTGAGTTAGGTGAAGAAAGTATAACGGTGAACACCGACAGTGATTTTACTTTAGAATCCGTACACAACATACTGCGGGAAAAAGCAGCAAAGCGCAATCTTTCGCAGAAAATATTTGATTTTGGCAAAGTAGAATCATCTAGTGGAAACCGGGTTCGTCAAGAAATCAAACTTAAAAAAGGCATTGATCAGGACAATGCTAAGCAAATTTCTAAGTTGATTCGTGACGAATTTAAGAAAGTACAACCTTCAATACAAGGCGACGCAGTACGTGTGACTGCTAAAAATAAAGATGATTTACAAGCTGTCATCCAACGCCTAAAGCAAGAAGATTTTCCGGTTGCTTTGCAGTTTACAAATTATCGTTAG